A window from Pangasianodon hypophthalmus isolate fPanHyp1 chromosome 4, fPanHyp1.pri, whole genome shotgun sequence encodes these proteins:
- the mfsd8l2 gene encoding major facilitator superfamily domain-containing protein 8, with protein MDYGRKRKLSFVTIGLLFFLSGIEYAVILPTIWRYLQILDAPPYFLGLGLSAFSFSGLVTGPLFGRWSDRTRTTKTIILFSNLFEIVGNFMYFIGYSKWLLLSSRLVAGIGAGAGSSIFGFLTRTTVPEERARVFAAVMASRQAGLLIGPAFNIFLRLCDFRLGPFIVNKYTAPGLFMCAMWLVLQLAVVLLYWDVPPVDTMPEMHTALRHVREEEEWPLVCSQGEDGTPGSGSYAMVPSDQTETQLSEELGPSEPGASPASDSPRSLDDPFKNFSASQEFLREEVVVLLTAQFITLFNQTALETMVTPMTQKYFGFGELGNSVMYGLCGVEVIGGFFLVRWLSRVLEERVLLAAGLLVSCVACVWCLVFLADPKGGFALELTEFIIGVFLQLLGLPFVAVSQVSLFSKVTAEKTQGFSQGVRRSIGGLATILGPLWAGGLTGNLYVMLGMMLFLLTLIMLMMALSYEKLVEPPVVQHADDSESEG; from the exons ATGGATTACGGACGTAAGAGGAAACTTTCTTTTGTCACAATTGGACTGCTGTTTTTCCTGAGTGGTATTGAATATG CTGTTATCCTTCCCACTATATGGAGGTATCTGCAGATTCTCGATGCCCCGCCGTATTTCCTCGGACTCGGTCTGTCTGCGTTCAGTTTCAGTGGACTCGTGACGGGGCCGTTATTCGGACGCTGGTCTGATAGAACCCGCACTACAAAGACCATCATCCTTTTCTCTAACCTCTTTGAGATTGTGG GGAACTTCATGTACTTCATAGGCTACTCAAAATGGCTTCTCCTGTCCAGTCGACTTGTTGCAG GCATTGGTGCTGGCGCAGGTTCATCCATTTTTGGCTTCCTGACACGGACCACGGTTCCTGAAGAACGAGCTCGAGTGTTCGCTGCTGTGATGGCATCACGCCAAGCCGGACTCCTGATTG GGCCTGCTTTTAACATTTTCCTGCGATTGTGTGATTTTCGACTGGGACCATTCATCGTGAACAAGTACACCGCTCCCGGG CTCTTCATGTGTGCCATGTGGCTGGTGCTCCAGTTAGCCGTGGTTCTGCTATACTGGGACGTCCCTCCGGTGGACACCATGCCAGAGATGCACACTGCCCTCCGCCATGTCAGGGAGGAAGAGGAGTGGCCGCTCGTGTGCTCACAGGGTGAGGATGGTACACCAGGGTCAGGCTCCTACGCCATGGTGCCATCTGATCAGACTGAGACACAGCTTTCAGAAGAACTCGGGCCATCTGAGCCTGGAGCGTCGCCTGCCTCGGATAGTCCTCGTTCCCTGGATGACCCCTTCAAGAACTTCAGCGCCAGCCAAG aGTTCCTGAGGGAGGAGGTGGTGGTTCTCCTCACCGCACAGTTCATCACGCTCTTTAATCAGACCGCACTCGAG ACCATGGTAACACCGATGACGCAGAAGTACTTTGGCTTTGGTGAGCTGGGGAACAGTGTGATGTACGGACTGTGCGGTGTGGAGGTGATCGGCGGGTTCTTCCTCGTGCGCTGGCTGAGCCGCGTGCTGGAGGAGCGCGTGCTGCTCGCTGCCGGCCTGCTCGTGAGCTGCGTGGCCTGCGTCTGGTGCCTCGTCTTCCTTGCTGACCCCAAAG GTGGCTTTGCGCTCGAGCTGACCGAGTTCATTATTGGGGTGTTCCTGCAGCTGCTGGGGCTTCCCTTCGTCGCCGTGTCCCAGGTTTCCCTCTTCTCCAAAGTCACTGCAGAGAAGACGCAAG GCTTTAGTCAAGGTGTACGGCGCTCCATTGGAGGTCTTGCCACCATCCTGGGTCCGCTCTGGGCTGGTGGTTTAACTGGGAACTTGTATGTGATGCTTGGAATGATGCTGTTTCTCCTCACACTCATTATG CTCATGATGGCGCTGTCCTACGAAAAACTGGTGGAGCCCCCCGTGGTGCAGCATGCAGACGACTCTGAGAGCGAAGGATAG
- the kcnmb3 gene encoding calcium-activated potassium channel subunit beta-3: MLLSPSPRGSLSIPVHINLRRRRTRELLQYPSSVPESQWRRHRGGGDGGGEKAKAQVPVSSVGEERALLLGFIMMAFSILMYFVVGIVVVKPCIHSDWGDATNCSLIQAEFLNEPDERGSSYPCLQVLVNITAETSGKTLHLRYDEAAVNLSPECFYTPKNHQNKSDVVGEARRIKDALCKLQEQGQAVRCHLSNKRYPEDAILTKRHNLRLALQCLVWPSLMLFGGALLVGLVMLTQYLAYLCNETIQKEEGMEDGQSTAGKNKLYRFMPCRPWSPSIEEED, from the exons ATGCTTCTGAGTCCGTCCCCTCGAGGATCCCTCAGCATTCCTGTTCACATCAACCTCCGGAGACGGCGCACGAG AGAGCTCCTTCAGTACCCATCCTCTGTGCCCGAGTCGCAATGGAGAAGACAccgtggtggtggtgatggtggtggtgagaAGGCCAAAGCCCAGGTTCCTGTTTCCAGCGTAGGAGAGGAGAGAGCGTTGCTCCTGGGCTTCATCATGATGGCTTTCTCCATCCTCATGTACTTTGTGGTGGGGATCGTTGTGGTAAAGCCGTGTATCCACAG TGACTGGGGAGACGCCACCAACTGCTCGCTGATCCAGGCCGAGTTTCTAAACGAGCCTGACGAACGAGGCAGCAGTTATCCGTGTCTGCAGGTCTTGGTGAACATCACAGCTGAAACATCTGGAAAAACATTGCATCTGCGCTATGATGAAGCAGCCGTGAACCTGAGCCCAGAG TGTTTCTACACCCCGAAAAACCACCAAAACAAATCCGACGTGGTAGGAGAGGCTCGGAGAATCAAAGACGCCCTCTGTAAACTGCAAGAGCAAGGCCAGGCTGTAAGGTGCCACCTGAGCAACAAACGCTACCCAGAGGACGCCATCCTGACGAAGCGACACAACCTGCGCCTGGCACTGCAGTGCCTGGTGTGGCCAAGCCTCATGCTGTTCGGAGGAGCGCTGCTGGTTGGTCTGGTCATGCTCACGCAGTACCTTGCTTATCTCTGTAACGAAACCATTCAAAAAGAAGAAGGAATGGAGGACGGGCAGAGCACAGCAGGGAAGAACAAACTCTACCGATTTATGCCCTGCAGGCCCTGGAGTCCCAGCATAGAGGAGGAGGATTAA